Proteins encoded by one window of Arachis ipaensis cultivar K30076 chromosome B04, Araip1.1, whole genome shotgun sequence:
- the LOC110271511 gene encoding uncharacterized protein LOC110271511: protein MSQASMITKYIYNHCYPLFLMRKFTGGQEILRPAPTRFATNFIALQSILAQKDPLRAMVTSKEWTSSAYSKEAKAKKFVDQVLDSKFWSQCTDIVKLTEPLVRVLRIVDSEDRVAMEFEKHKQTISGLLDVIEKYAYDDPVLNSKLTSEKRIFKNAEQDFRRPSAIRERTTVMPDQWWESYGSGAPNLQKLAIRVLSQTCSFSGCERNWSIFEHIHSKKRNRLEHQKLNDLVYVHYNLRNQMRNQVYDPICLDAFEDHSEWILKDSPPFLTPEEVDALRNDLANMSLQSPLDDLDQLDLEDDQDDGANNSMENANQNETNQDVAPHLSDEEQLADFEITPWI, encoded by the exons ATGTCACAAGCTTCAATGATCACTAAGTATATCTATAATCATTGCTATCCACTGTTCTTGATGAGAAAGTTTACAGGTGGGCAGGAAATACTTCGTCCAGCTCCAACTCGGTTTGCTACTAATTTCATTGCTTTGCAAAGTATTTTAGCTCAAAAGGATCCTTTGAGAGCTATGGTGACCTCTAAAGAATGGACAAGCTCAGCTTACTCCAAAGAAGCCAAAGCTAAGAAATTTGTGGATCAAGTCTTGGATTCTAAATTTTGGAGTCAATGCACTGATATTGTTAAGCTTACTGAGCCACTTGTTCGTGTTTTACGTATTGTGGATAGTGAAGACAGAGTTGCCATGG AATTTGAaaagcacaaacaaacaatttCTGGCTTGTTGGATGTCATTGAGAAATATGCTTATGATGATCCTGTACTGAATTCTAAGCTGACAAGTGAGAAGAGGATCTTTAAGAATGCTGAGCAAGATTTTAGAAGACCCTCTGCAATACGTGAACGAACCACTGTTATGCCAG ATCAATGGTGGGAATCTTATGGTAGTGGAGCACCAAATTTGCAAAAGTTGGCTATTCGTGTTTTAAGCCAAACTTGTAGCTTTTCAGGTTGTGAGCGTAACTGGAGTATTTTTGAACATATTCACTCAAAGAAGAGGAATCGGTTAGAGCATCAAAAACTTAATGATCTTGTTTATGTTCATTACAACTTAAG GAACCAAATGAGAAACCAAGTTTATGATCCAATTTGTCTTGATGCATTTGAGGATCATTCGGAATGGATACTGAAAGATTCACCACCATTTTTAACTCCTGAAGAAGTTGATGCTTTACGAAATGATCTTGCAAATATGTCTCTTCAATCACCTTTAGATGATTTAG ATCAATTGGATTTGGAAGATGATCAGGATGATGGAGCTAATAATTCTATGGAAAATGCAaatcaaaatgaaactaatcaggATGTAGCCCCACATTTGTCAGATGAAGAGCAACTTGCCGACTTCGAAATCACTCCTtggatttag
- the LOC107636550 gene encoding uncharacterized protein LOC107636550, whose translation MAPHCSDGREMLGKEKQNNKEEPRTKDKWKENFMQFQRIDLRLSLIAGSVALAVAAPSASPLPRSSALSNRMASANIPSETPSSQEQGSTPDASIGTQKNNNRAKTDPAWGHCKQVVESGKTILLCIYCEKLIRGGGIHRFKLHLAGKGGDIESCRKVPAAVRHQFHQSIEELRSKKRKTQEQYAESYNACDDVEREFDEIERNEMQQQQKSRVLAPIFRKGKQVKGLQSYFPSATTPGAQPTIKSVLQSKEIVEKCDIAIAKWMMDASVPFNAVNSAYYQPMIDAIASMGAGYKGPNYPRVRGYLLSKLVEDVRKMIDGYREIWKQTGCTIMADGWTDRCRRTLINFLVYCPKGTVFLKSVDASNVSKTAETLFKLFRDVVLFVGPKNVVHIVTDNAANYVAAERLLEAEFPKLYWSPCVARCVNLMFQDIGK comes from the exons ATGGCTCCTCACTGCAGTGATGGAAG AGAAATGTTAGGAAAAGAGAAGCAAAACAACAAGGAGGAACCAAGAACTAAAGACAAGTGGAAAGAGAATTTCATGCAGTTCCAGCG GATAGACCTGCGGCTATCTCTCATCGCCGGCTCCGTCGCCCTTGCTGTTGCCGCGCCGTCGGCCTCGCCGTTGCCGCGCTCTTCTGCTCTGTCAAACAG AATGGCTTCTGCGAATATACCATCAGAAACACCATCTTCGCAAGAACAAGGATCAACTCCTGATGCATCAATCGGAACccaaaaaaacaataatagagcAAAAACCGATCCTGCATGGGGTCATTGTAAACAAGTTGTGGAGTCTGGAAAAACAATTCTGCTATGCATATATTGTGAGAAGCTTATTAGGGGTGGAGGAATTCATCGGTTTAAGCTTCATTTGGCTGGAAAAGGAGGAGATATTGAGTCTTGTCGAAAGGTGCCAGCTGCAGTGAGACACCAATTCCATCAAAGCATTGAAGAGCTtcgaagcaagaaaagaaaaactcaagaacaataTGCAGAAAGTTATAATGCTTGTGATGATGTTGAAAGAGAATTTGACGAGATCGAACGTAATGAgatgcaacaacaacaaaaatccaGGGTTCTAGCACCAATCTTtagaaaaggaaaacaagtcAAAGGTTTACAATCCTATTTTCCATCGGCAACAACACCCGGAGCTCAACCAACTATCAAAAGCGTTCTTCAAAGCAAAGAAATAGTGGAGAAGTGTGATATTGCTATTGCAAAATGGATGATGGATGCCTCTGTTCCATTTAATGCGGTTAATTCAGCTTATTATCAACCAATGATTGATGCTATTGCAAGCATGGGTGCAGGGTATAAAGGGCCAAATTATCCAAGAGTCCGTGGGTATTTGTTGAGTAAATTAGTTGAGGATGTGAGGAAAATGATTGATGGTTATCGTGAGATTTGGAAGCAAACTGGATGCACTATTATGGCCGATGGATGGACTGATCGTTGTAGGCGtactttgattaattttttagtttattgtCCTAAAGGAACTGTTTTTCTAAAGTCAGTTGATGCTTCTAATGTCTCAAAAACTGCTGAAACTTTGTTTAAGTTGTTTAGGGATGTTGTATTGTTTGTTGGTCCTAAGAATGTTGTGCATATTGTAACGGACAATGCTGCAAACTATGTTGCTGCGGAAAGGTTGTTGGAGGCTGAGTTTCCTAAATTGTATTGGTCCCCTTGTGTAGCTCGTTGTGTTAATCTGATGTTTCAAGATATTGGGAAGTAG